From Echeneis naucrates chromosome 7, fEcheNa1.1, whole genome shotgun sequence, one genomic window encodes:
- the LOC115046742 gene encoding matrix remodeling-associated protein 8-like gives MMHPHPILLHIVAVLFVPRACGQGSNSLGVVVEAKNITLPAGSKAVLPCHSPRMVWTQDRLKDRQRVVHWDLVRSTPHYSGERILDMSPGVRQRVYNGFNKGRISIPESAFTDGNFSLIINDVANTDKGVYTCNLHHHYCQVHQSIQIQLNVTKSARREKRYWDGEKTVFVVLLGSSVVLPCVNRRPLWREGLQEDQQQVAHWDFQAPGVRPDRADRLVDLYASGERRDYGPLFAQSKMSLAEDAFTFGDFSLSISDLKPVDKGLYSCHLHHHYCGLHERRIFRLTVGPPLPPAPTTAPRVFQNDEPEPRSEDVETPRVVNVILPEHRGYFLQHLGYFVMTFLLLALIVVAVIVLTRRRKKRGLEYELRRSERGSVFSGADLSLECTELRSYNQEPLNSDYKNNLLKERDMTKDCNKDFDGKLWK, from the exons ATGATGCACCCTCATCCGATTCTCCTCCACA TTGTTGCTGTGCTCTTCGTGCCACGAG cATGTGGTCAGGGCAGCAACAGCCTTGGTGTGGTGGTCGAGGCAAAGAACATCACCCTCCCTGCAGGGTCTAAGGCCGTTCTGCCTTGCCACAGCCCCCGCATGGTGTGGACtcaggacagactgaaggaccGTCAGAGGGTGGTGCACTGGGACTTGGTCCGCAGCACCCCACACTATTCTGGGGAGCGAATCTTGGACATGTCCCCTGGAGTTCGGCAGAGGGTCTACAACGGATTCAACAAAGGACGCATTTCCATTCCAGAGTCTGCTTTCACTGACGGCAACTTCTCCCTCATCATAAATG ATGTGGCTAACACTGACAAAGGAGTTTATACCTGCAACCTCCACCATCATTACTGCCAGGTTCACCAATCCATTCAAATCCAACTCAACGTCACGAAATCAG CTCGTAGAGAGAAGCGGTACTGGGATGGAGAAAAGACAGTGTTCGTGGTCTTGCTGGGCAGCTCAGTGGTATTGCCTTGTGTAAACCGGCGCCCGTTGTGGAGGGAGGGCCTTCAGGAGGACCAGCAGCAGGTGGCTCACTGGGACTTCCAGGCCCCCGGCGTGCGCCCTGACAGGGCTGACCGCCTGGTGGACCTCTACGCCTCAGGAGAGCGCCGGGATTACGGCCCTCTCTTTGCTCAGAGCAAGATGAGCTTGGCTGAGGACGCTTTTACATTCGGGGACTTCTCATTGTCCATCTCTGACTTGAAGCCCGTTGACAAGGGCCTGTACTCCTGCCACTTGCACCACCACTACTGCGGTCTGCATGAAAGACGAATCTTCAGGCTCACTGTGGGACCACCACTTCCGCCCGCCCCCACTACAGCTCCCAGGGTTTTCCAGAATGATGAGCCAGAACCAA GATCTGAAGACGTGGAGACTCCTCGTGTGGTGAACGTAATCCTGCCTGAGCACCGGGGTTATTTCTTGCAGCATCTGGGCTACTTCGTGATGACTTTCCTGCTGCTGGCGTTGATTGTCGTCGCTGTCATTGTGCTGACAAGACGACGCAAAAAGAGAG GACTGGAATATGAGCTGCGTCGATCTGAACG AGGAAGTGTGTTCAGTGGAGCAGACTTGTCTTTAGAATGCACAGAGCTGAGAAGCTATAACCAAGAACCTCTGAATTCAG ACTACAAAAACAACCtactgaaagagagagatatgACCAAAGACTGCAATAAGG ACTTTGATGGAAAGCTGTGGAAGTAA
- the aurkaip1 gene encoding small ribosomal subunit protein mS38, whose amino-acid sequence MFASKVVPRLSLLRRASCAVKSHGDVWRECVHPVVPASYFSLKQKPRNYSTAADNTPPPRWIQLEPELEEALVPRKLSVSPLESWLSLRYSLPPLLESAHPQEDVELLDEKVLPPISVPIFEDESGSATPLSCKNVLKIRRRKINRHKYRKLQKRIKYLKRRVLEGRGRKKQKKFEEDLKRIWKRAGLRKAPEGWRTPKIFLKQYGRRKQ is encoded by the exons ATGTTTGCTTCAAAGGTTGTCCCTCGCCTCAGTTTATTACGTAGAGCTTCTT gtGCAGTTAAATCACATGGAGATGTCTGGCGTGAATGTGTACATCCAGTAGTTCCTGCTTCATACTtttcactaaaacaaaaaccGAGGAACTactcaacagcagcagacaacacGCCTCCTCCTCGATGGATTCAGCTGGAGCCAGAACTGGAAGAGGCTCTTGTCCCACGTAAACTGTCAGTAAGTCCACTTGAGAGCTGGCTCTCCCTGCGCTACTCACTCCCTCCACTGCTGGAGTCCGCTCATCCACAGGAGGACGTAGAGCTGCTGGATGAGAAAGTGCTGCCGCCAATCTCTGTCCCTATATTTGAGGACGAGAGTGGCTCAGCAACACCCCTTAGCTGTAAGAACGTTCTGAAGATCAGGCGGAGGAAGATAAACCGGCACAAATATAGGAAGCTACAAAAGCGGATTAAATACTTGAAAAGGAGAGTGCTGGAGGGCAGGGGAAGGAAGAAGCAG AAAAAGTTTGAGGAGGATCTGAAAAGGATCTGGAAAAGAGCAGGACTGAGGAAGGCACCAGAGGGATGGAGGACACCCAAGATCTTCCTTAAACAGTACGGAAGACGGAAACAATGA